The genomic region AAATAGTTGCTATTCGGTTTTTAAAATCGGCTAAATACTTGTTTTTGTCTTTTGAAACATCAACTAAAAAATGAAAATACGGTTTGCGCTGAACGGTTTTGAGTGTTTGTTTTTGTTGGGTTGAAACGTAAATGATATTTTCGGTTTCTGTTTTTTCGTTGGTGGTTTCTTCTGTATTGCCTAATTCAACAATGTTGTTGTCAATCGTTAGTTCAATCGGTTCTTTGTGCAAAAACTCAATTCCTGTTTTCCGCACTTCATCTTTTGTAAAGGGAAAAACCCTGAAAGCAACTTTATTACCTGTGATATAATGCAAAATGCCCGGATCTTTTCTTTCATTTCTGATATTTGAAAATACCCACATTGCCGACTTTTTCTCTGCTAAAATACCAAACTCTTTTCTGTCTCCGACATACAAATAATAATCGCTAATCCAGCAGCCCTCCGGCAAATCAATAGTTGTGGAATACTCCGAAGTCCAAGCGTTTTCATTTTTGTTGCTTATCTCTAAATCAACCCAACTTTTCCAAGCGTTTTGGGATTTGTCGTAAGTGCTGTTTGATTTTATATTTGTAATTTTTACGTTGTCGTTCCGAATGTTTTCGGGTATTATTTTAATAGAAGAAGCGTTGCCGAAAAATATTTTTTCAATATAATTGATTTTTGTGTCGGATAATGTGAGGTTGTCTAACACCAACCAATTAAAATAAGCCGACAAATAAGGTTGCCGACTGCCAAAAAAACCGCCGGTATTATGACCTTTTACGACATTAAGTGTTTTTTGAAGCGATGTTTTTTTTATGTTGTATTGTTTTGAATAATCGGGACTGTATAAATAAGCAAGGGTTTCGTTCAAAACGCTTTTGTCTTTCAGGTAAGTTGCAGTGATAAGGGCAGGAATTACCAAAAATCCCATCAAGAAAATTCCGAAAGTTTGTTTTGTTGAAAAAAAGGTTTTCAAATACTGAAAATCCTCCGAAAGCTCGCTGATATGAACAACGAAAAGCAACAAAGGTGCAAGCATTAAAAAACCTGCGCCAATAGCAATGATGGCAACAACTGATAAAGGCAGAAATGGCAGAAACACCAAAAAGAAATAGAATGTATAAGCAAAAGTTATGCTTCTTCCGATGAATAAAAGAAGTCGGTAAATTTTGTTGTCAAGATTTGGTAAGCAAACCAAAATACCATTGACAATGGCAAGAACATAAAACCAAGAATTATTAAAGTCCCCAAAAACCCCTTCAATAAAACCTCTA from Sphingobacteriales bacterium harbors:
- a CDS encoding MSEP-CTERM sorting domain-containing protein; amino-acid sequence: MPTLAYSLFVLVVYFTPETKDHRAWVNFLIAMSVPVAGYLFPLIILPLRRLISEEFIVFNIYAMLLLPIIAALVFFFLVRSVFILATKKAAIWQKYQLAWKIPIAIVLPLIGLLVNSGHLFSGFRGFIEGVFGDFNNSWFYVLAIVNGILVCLPNLDNKIYRLLLFIGRSITFAYTFYFFLVFLPFLPLSVVAIIAIGAGFLMLAPLLLFVVHISELSEDFQYLKTFFSTKQTFGIFLMGFLVIPALITATYLKDKSVLNETLAYLYSPDYSKQYNIKKTSLQKTLNVVKGHNTGGFFGSRQPYLSAYFNWLVLDNLTLSDTKINYIEKIFFGNASSIKIIPENIRNDNVKITNIKSNSTYDKSQNAWKSWVDLEISNKNENAWTSEYSTTIDLPEGCWISDYYLYVGDRKEFGILAEKKSAMWVFSNIRNERKDPGILHYITGNKVAFRVFPFTKDEVRKTGIEFLHKEPIELTIDNNIVELGNTEETTNEKTETENIIYVSTQQKQTLKTVQRKPYFHFLVDVSKDKNKYLADFKNRIATILESNQLPTKNVQISFVNSYVNTFPLGDNWEQNLQAQTFEGGFYLERAINTTLFNAYKNKNEFYPVIVVVTDSIKNAIMDKDFSDFKFAFPESNYFFNLDNNGNLIPHSLGENPKAEREVKFECMFCETVLEYQLADNSIVYLPDDNEPSIILKKDVFETTEAEIKEKNWQSALTLQAKWTSQILHPETSEKEWLNLVKYSFVSKVMTPLTSYLVVENEAQKAILKKKQEQVLSGNKSLDLDEDTRRMSEPTWWILAILFGLIIWYKQGRKQAWRYR